The following proteins are co-located in the Neodiprion virginianus isolate iyNeoVirg1 chromosome 6, iyNeoVirg1.1, whole genome shotgun sequence genome:
- the LOC124308061 gene encoding lipase 3-like isoform X2: MVTKPGEVAVHCSYASSFHPYFHLDILPEYKIEKHIFQTSVGSANGSREETLLYRIPGGPKSAPKNGKQPMYIQHGILCDADHCAVNQPLIAIAYILVDQSYDVWLGKSNTTITGNIVSSEKLEEERLGSVADYVLEQTEQEELSVLGYLNNTIKIFGIARSDDKKPEENSGISKWFDKIPGVQTAKKWYKKGQNYLTSTYNKIIGGIDYLGRKMDYIADDLCIRQITEKVFNAWGISPTMIARTFKIEDFSRMIGHPDVHLSTPELIEKYGYHSESHEVETEDGYILTVHRITGGAKHPPSPGKPVVILQHGVLSSSADWVIMGPSRSLGYILSDVGYDVWLGNSRGNTYSKAHAKISPSDSKFWEFSWHEMGVYDMPAVIDHVLKVTKMDVLSYVGHSQGTTQLLVMLSEKPEYNSKISSAVTFAPIAYAGNMRSPIVKPFARVSTPLYYLLRLFGVNSFLPTNAFLTEIGRDICESKSILQVVCSNTLFLATGYDMSQVNSTMVPVILGHVPAGASTKQFVHFGQLYNSKKFRQFDYSVSFINDQKYNQAEPPEYNLQNVRIPMAIFYGSNDLLADYKDVERLASELPNVELKHKVSLENFNHIDFLYGVDAPNVVYRHVIKYLHVCKKLGTGGPINRVGINDTHS; the protein is encoded by the exons ATGGTGACGAAACCCGGAGAAGTCGCAGTTCACTGCTCTTACGCATCGTCATTTCATCCCTAT TTTCATCTGGACATTCTACCAGAgtataaaatagaaaaacacaTTTTCCAAACTTCTGTGGGATCAGCCAACGGAAGCAGGGAAGAAACTCTCCTTTACAGAATTCCCGGAGGGCCGAAATCCGCGCCTAAGAATGGAAAGCAACCCATGTATATTCAGCATGGGATTTTGTGTGATGCTGATCACTGTGCCGTTAATCAACCCCTGATAGCGATTG CGTACATCTTGGTGGATCAAAGCTACGATGTGTGGCTGGGAAAAAGCAATACGACTATCACCGGAAATATTGTGTC ATCAGAGAAGTTGGAGGAGGAACGTTTAGGATCCGTTGCGGATTACGTTTTGGAGCAGACGGAACAAGAGGAACTTTCTGTCCTCggatatttaaataacacaataaaaatattcggaaTAGCACGGAGTGACGACAAGAAGCCCGAGgagaat TCGGGAATTTCAAAGTGGTTCGATAAAATTCCCGGAGTCCAAACAGCGAAGAAATGGTACAAGAAGGgtcaaaattatttgacaa GCACCTACAACAAGATAATTGGGGGAATCGATTACCTCGGCAGGAAGATGGACTACATTGCCGATGATTTGTGCATTCGTCAAATAACG GAAAAGGTTTTCAACGCCTGGGGCATCTCGCCAACGATGATAGCACGCACCTTCaaaatcgaagatttttcgCGAATGATTGGTCATCCTGATGTTCATCTGTCAACG CCTGAGCTGATCGAGAAGTACGGTTACCACTCGGAATCCCACGAGGTGGAAACCGAGGACGGGTACATTCTGACTGTGCACCGTATCACTGGGGGAGCTAAACATCCTCCAAGTCCAGGAAAGCCGGTCGTGATCCTTCAGCATGGTGTCCTGTCCAGCTCTGCCGATTGGGTAATCATGGGCCCGTCAAGGTCGCTGG GCTACATTTTATCGGACGTCGGCTACGATGTTTGGCTGGGAAATTCCCGAGGAAACACATACTCGAAAGCACACGCAAAAATCTCACCCTCGGATTCCAAGTTCTGGGAATTTTCGTGGCATGAAATGGGCGTGTACGATATGCCAGCGGTGATAGACCACGTTCTGAAAGTGACGAAAATGGACGTCCTTTCCTACGTCGGTCACTCGCAGGGAACCACTCAGCTCCTAGTCATGCTGTCGGAGAAACCTGAGTACAATTCCAAGATATCCTCCGCTGTTACCTTCGCGCCGATCGCCTACGCTGGTAACATGCGAAGCCCAATAGTGAAACCTTTCGCCCGAGTCAGCACTCCGCTTTAC TACCTCCTGCGGCTGTTCGGCGTCAACAGCTTTTTGCCAACAAATGCATTCCTCACAGAGATCGGACGCGATATATGCGAGTCCAAGTCAATTCTGCAGGTCGTTTGCAGCAATACTCTGTTCCTGGCGACTGGATACGATATGAGTCAAGTGAACTCG ACAATGGTTCCAGTCATTTTGGGGCACGTACCAGCAGGAGCGTCGACAAAGCAGTTTGTACATTTTGGTCAGCTGTACAATTCTA aaaaatttcgccAGTTCGATTATTCGGTATCTTTCATTAACGATCAAAAGTACAATCAGGCTGAACCGCCCGAATACAACTTACAAAACGTTCGGATTCCGATGGCCATTTTTTACGGATCAAACGATCTACTGGCGGATTACAAG gACGTGGAACGACTTGCGAGTGAACTTCCAAACGTTGAATTGAAGCACAAAGTGTCTCTAGAGAACTTCAACCACATTGATTTCCTGTACGGTGTCGACGCGCCCAACGTCGTCTACCGACACgtcatcaaatatttacacgtaTGTAAAAAGCTGGGAACCGGAGGACCCATCAATAGAGTAGGAATAAATGACACTCATTCATGA
- the LOC124308061 gene encoding lipase 3-like isoform X1: protein MSQFNSKHKQVLNAREKQLKITTASSRKRKIMVSGILVLALIAVLLIGNITAWSLIEAENYFDTPKANRFHLDILPEYKIEKHIFQTSVGSANGSREETLLYRIPGGPKSAPKNGKQPMYIQHGILCDADHCAVNQPLIAIAYILVDQSYDVWLGKSNTTITGNIVSSEKLEEERLGSVADYVLEQTEQEELSVLGYLNNTIKIFGIARSDDKKPEENSGISKWFDKIPGVQTAKKWYKKGQNYLTSTYNKIIGGIDYLGRKMDYIADDLCIRQITEKVFNAWGISPTMIARTFKIEDFSRMIGHPDVHLSTPELIEKYGYHSESHEVETEDGYILTVHRITGGAKHPPSPGKPVVILQHGVLSSSADWVIMGPSRSLGYILSDVGYDVWLGNSRGNTYSKAHAKISPSDSKFWEFSWHEMGVYDMPAVIDHVLKVTKMDVLSYVGHSQGTTQLLVMLSEKPEYNSKISSAVTFAPIAYAGNMRSPIVKPFARVSTPLYYLLRLFGVNSFLPTNAFLTEIGRDICESKSILQVVCSNTLFLATGYDMSQVNSTMVPVILGHVPAGASTKQFVHFGQLYNSKKFRQFDYSVSFINDQKYNQAEPPEYNLQNVRIPMAIFYGSNDLLADYKDVERLASELPNVELKHKVSLENFNHIDFLYGVDAPNVVYRHVIKYLHVCKKLGTGGPINRVGINDTHS from the exons ATGTCACAGTTCAATTCAAAGCACAAACAAGTGCTTAACGCTCGTGAGAAGCAGTTGAAAATAACGACTGCTTCGAGCAGGAAGCGTAAAATAATGGTTTCCGGTATTTTGGTGCTCGCCTTGATCGCAGTTTTACTTATCGGAAATATCACGGCATGGAGCCTGATCGAAGCTGAGAATTACTTTGATACCCCCAAAGCGAACCGG TTTCATCTGGACATTCTACCAGAgtataaaatagaaaaacacaTTTTCCAAACTTCTGTGGGATCAGCCAACGGAAGCAGGGAAGAAACTCTCCTTTACAGAATTCCCGGAGGGCCGAAATCCGCGCCTAAGAATGGAAAGCAACCCATGTATATTCAGCATGGGATTTTGTGTGATGCTGATCACTGTGCCGTTAATCAACCCCTGATAGCGATTG CGTACATCTTGGTGGATCAAAGCTACGATGTGTGGCTGGGAAAAAGCAATACGACTATCACCGGAAATATTGTGTC ATCAGAGAAGTTGGAGGAGGAACGTTTAGGATCCGTTGCGGATTACGTTTTGGAGCAGACGGAACAAGAGGAACTTTCTGTCCTCggatatttaaataacacaataaaaatattcggaaTAGCACGGAGTGACGACAAGAAGCCCGAGgagaat TCGGGAATTTCAAAGTGGTTCGATAAAATTCCCGGAGTCCAAACAGCGAAGAAATGGTACAAGAAGGgtcaaaattatttgacaa GCACCTACAACAAGATAATTGGGGGAATCGATTACCTCGGCAGGAAGATGGACTACATTGCCGATGATTTGTGCATTCGTCAAATAACG GAAAAGGTTTTCAACGCCTGGGGCATCTCGCCAACGATGATAGCACGCACCTTCaaaatcgaagatttttcgCGAATGATTGGTCATCCTGATGTTCATCTGTCAACG CCTGAGCTGATCGAGAAGTACGGTTACCACTCGGAATCCCACGAGGTGGAAACCGAGGACGGGTACATTCTGACTGTGCACCGTATCACTGGGGGAGCTAAACATCCTCCAAGTCCAGGAAAGCCGGTCGTGATCCTTCAGCATGGTGTCCTGTCCAGCTCTGCCGATTGGGTAATCATGGGCCCGTCAAGGTCGCTGG GCTACATTTTATCGGACGTCGGCTACGATGTTTGGCTGGGAAATTCCCGAGGAAACACATACTCGAAAGCACACGCAAAAATCTCACCCTCGGATTCCAAGTTCTGGGAATTTTCGTGGCATGAAATGGGCGTGTACGATATGCCAGCGGTGATAGACCACGTTCTGAAAGTGACGAAAATGGACGTCCTTTCCTACGTCGGTCACTCGCAGGGAACCACTCAGCTCCTAGTCATGCTGTCGGAGAAACCTGAGTACAATTCCAAGATATCCTCCGCTGTTACCTTCGCGCCGATCGCCTACGCTGGTAACATGCGAAGCCCAATAGTGAAACCTTTCGCCCGAGTCAGCACTCCGCTTTAC TACCTCCTGCGGCTGTTCGGCGTCAACAGCTTTTTGCCAACAAATGCATTCCTCACAGAGATCGGACGCGATATATGCGAGTCCAAGTCAATTCTGCAGGTCGTTTGCAGCAATACTCTGTTCCTGGCGACTGGATACGATATGAGTCAAGTGAACTCG ACAATGGTTCCAGTCATTTTGGGGCACGTACCAGCAGGAGCGTCGACAAAGCAGTTTGTACATTTTGGTCAGCTGTACAATTCTA aaaaatttcgccAGTTCGATTATTCGGTATCTTTCATTAACGATCAAAAGTACAATCAGGCTGAACCGCCCGAATACAACTTACAAAACGTTCGGATTCCGATGGCCATTTTTTACGGATCAAACGATCTACTGGCGGATTACAAG gACGTGGAACGACTTGCGAGTGAACTTCCAAACGTTGAATTGAAGCACAAAGTGTCTCTAGAGAACTTCAACCACATTGATTTCCTGTACGGTGTCGACGCGCCCAACGTCGTCTACCGACACgtcatcaaatatttacacgtaTGTAAAAAGCTGGGAACCGGAGGACCCATCAATAGAGTAGGAATAAATGACACTCATTCATGA
- the LOC124308061 gene encoding lipase 3-like isoform X3 — protein sequence MYIQHGILCDADHCAVNQPLIAIAYILVDQSYDVWLGKSNTTITGNIVSSEKLEEERLGSVADYVLEQTEQEELSVLGYLNNTIKIFGIARSDDKKPEENSGISKWFDKIPGVQTAKKWYKKGQNYLTSTYNKIIGGIDYLGRKMDYIADDLCIRQITEKVFNAWGISPTMIARTFKIEDFSRMIGHPDVHLSTPELIEKYGYHSESHEVETEDGYILTVHRITGGAKHPPSPGKPVVILQHGVLSSSADWVIMGPSRSLGYILSDVGYDVWLGNSRGNTYSKAHAKISPSDSKFWEFSWHEMGVYDMPAVIDHVLKVTKMDVLSYVGHSQGTTQLLVMLSEKPEYNSKISSAVTFAPIAYAGNMRSPIVKPFARVSTPLYYLLRLFGVNSFLPTNAFLTEIGRDICESKSILQVVCSNTLFLATGYDMSQVNSTMVPVILGHVPAGASTKQFVHFGQLYNSKKFRQFDYSVSFINDQKYNQAEPPEYNLQNVRIPMAIFYGSNDLLADYKDVERLASELPNVELKHKVSLENFNHIDFLYGVDAPNVVYRHVIKYLHVCKKLGTGGPINRVGINDTHS from the exons ATGTATATTCAGCATGGGATTTTGTGTGATGCTGATCACTGTGCCGTTAATCAACCCCTGATAGCGATTG CGTACATCTTGGTGGATCAAAGCTACGATGTGTGGCTGGGAAAAAGCAATACGACTATCACCGGAAATATTGTGTC ATCAGAGAAGTTGGAGGAGGAACGTTTAGGATCCGTTGCGGATTACGTTTTGGAGCAGACGGAACAAGAGGAACTTTCTGTCCTCggatatttaaataacacaataaaaatattcggaaTAGCACGGAGTGACGACAAGAAGCCCGAGgagaat TCGGGAATTTCAAAGTGGTTCGATAAAATTCCCGGAGTCCAAACAGCGAAGAAATGGTACAAGAAGGgtcaaaattatttgacaa GCACCTACAACAAGATAATTGGGGGAATCGATTACCTCGGCAGGAAGATGGACTACATTGCCGATGATTTGTGCATTCGTCAAATAACG GAAAAGGTTTTCAACGCCTGGGGCATCTCGCCAACGATGATAGCACGCACCTTCaaaatcgaagatttttcgCGAATGATTGGTCATCCTGATGTTCATCTGTCAACG CCTGAGCTGATCGAGAAGTACGGTTACCACTCGGAATCCCACGAGGTGGAAACCGAGGACGGGTACATTCTGACTGTGCACCGTATCACTGGGGGAGCTAAACATCCTCCAAGTCCAGGAAAGCCGGTCGTGATCCTTCAGCATGGTGTCCTGTCCAGCTCTGCCGATTGGGTAATCATGGGCCCGTCAAGGTCGCTGG GCTACATTTTATCGGACGTCGGCTACGATGTTTGGCTGGGAAATTCCCGAGGAAACACATACTCGAAAGCACACGCAAAAATCTCACCCTCGGATTCCAAGTTCTGGGAATTTTCGTGGCATGAAATGGGCGTGTACGATATGCCAGCGGTGATAGACCACGTTCTGAAAGTGACGAAAATGGACGTCCTTTCCTACGTCGGTCACTCGCAGGGAACCACTCAGCTCCTAGTCATGCTGTCGGAGAAACCTGAGTACAATTCCAAGATATCCTCCGCTGTTACCTTCGCGCCGATCGCCTACGCTGGTAACATGCGAAGCCCAATAGTGAAACCTTTCGCCCGAGTCAGCACTCCGCTTTAC TACCTCCTGCGGCTGTTCGGCGTCAACAGCTTTTTGCCAACAAATGCATTCCTCACAGAGATCGGACGCGATATATGCGAGTCCAAGTCAATTCTGCAGGTCGTTTGCAGCAATACTCTGTTCCTGGCGACTGGATACGATATGAGTCAAGTGAACTCG ACAATGGTTCCAGTCATTTTGGGGCACGTACCAGCAGGAGCGTCGACAAAGCAGTTTGTACATTTTGGTCAGCTGTACAATTCTA aaaaatttcgccAGTTCGATTATTCGGTATCTTTCATTAACGATCAAAAGTACAATCAGGCTGAACCGCCCGAATACAACTTACAAAACGTTCGGATTCCGATGGCCATTTTTTACGGATCAAACGATCTACTGGCGGATTACAAG gACGTGGAACGACTTGCGAGTGAACTTCCAAACGTTGAATTGAAGCACAAAGTGTCTCTAGAGAACTTCAACCACATTGATTTCCTGTACGGTGTCGACGCGCCCAACGTCGTCTACCGACACgtcatcaaatatttacacgtaTGTAAAAAGCTGGGAACCGGAGGACCCATCAATAGAGTAGGAATAAATGACACTCATTCATGA